Proteins encoded within one genomic window of Polaribacter sp. NJDZ03:
- a CDS encoding FecR family protein, whose protein sequence is MEKENDILKWLNREISDEELTQLKETKNFNTLKKIAHYSSQIETPKVDIHKSLADLKLKTKNTSKKGKIVSFNYKNIYKYAAAIVVLLTTSYFILFNTNNYKFKTAFAETKNFNLPDNSEVVLNANSEISYAKEDWQENRNLTLDGEAFFKVQKGKKFTVNTEIGDVTVLGTQFNVKERANYFEVKTYEGLVSVSYKNKLIKLPKGTIFKVVNGVVDTTNTFNIDEKSWLQKESNFKSTALHFILDEIENQFGYTIETKNIDLDILYSGGFTHRDINIALKSVTIPLQLSYKIDGKKITIFNHGN, encoded by the coding sequence ATGGAAAAAGAAAACGACATCTTAAAATGGCTAAACAGAGAAATTTCTGATGAAGAATTAACGCAGTTAAAAGAAACTAAAAATTTTAATACTTTAAAAAAAATAGCGCATTATTCATCTCAAATAGAAACGCCTAAAGTAGATATTCATAAATCTCTTGCAGACCTAAAATTAAAAACTAAAAATACGTCTAAAAAAGGAAAAATTGTGTCCTTTAATTATAAGAATATTTACAAATATGCCGCAGCTATTGTTGTGTTATTAACAACTTCTTATTTTATTCTTTTTAATACTAATAATTATAAATTTAAAACAGCATTTGCAGAAACAAAGAACTTTAATTTACCAGATAATTCTGAGGTAGTTTTAAATGCAAATTCAGAAATTTCTTATGCTAAAGAAGATTGGCAAGAAAACAGAAATTTAACCTTAGACGGAGAAGCTTTTTTTAAAGTACAAAAAGGAAAAAAGTTTACCGTAAATACAGAAATTGGAGATGTTACTGTACTTGGTACACAGTTTAATGTAAAGGAAAGAGCTAATTATTTTGAAGTAAAAACCTATGAAGGTTTGGTAAGTGTTAGCTATAAAAATAAGTTGATAAAACTACCTAAAGGAACCATTTTTAAAGTGGTAAATGGAGTTGTAGATACCACCAATACTTTTAATATAGATGAGAAATCTTGGTTACAAAAAGAGTCTAATTTTAAAAGTACAGCTTTGCATTTTATTTTAGATGAAATAGAAAATCAGTTTGGGTATACAATTGAAACAAAAAACATTGATTTAGATATTTTATACTCTGGTGGCTTTACACATAGAGATATAAATATTGCCCTAAAATCTGTTACAATTCCGTTACAATTATCTTATAAAATTGATGGTAAAAAAATTACTATCTTTAACCATGGTAATTAA
- a CDS encoding carboxypeptidase-like regulatory domain-containing protein, producing the protein MVKKLLSLTMVIKIRLLICCFLLITSVVFTQNSSDKTALSSLLLELEKSYDIKFSYSDNDVKNIFIQKPEKGISIENLINFLNKETFLLFNTLDNRYVTVSFLNKYISICGTILNSNSLEPLYLASVKVNGYKLGTTTNNKGIFYLKNIPVNATLTVSFISFKTKNITVKELFSTSCKQIYLEEKTEELSEVTMPKFITAGLHKNTDGSTVLDTEKLGILPGLIEPDILKTIKILPGVQSINESISNINVRGGSNDQNLMLWDGIKMYHSGHFFGLISAYNPYLTKKVAVIKNGTTSAFSDGVSSTINMEASNEITNKFSGGGGFNLLSADAFLQVPIKDNLELHISARRSITDVINTPTYKNYFTRSFQGNTTKKNTVNNTYSDFYFYDYSFKILYDISYNHAIRTNFIHIKNNLDYKEQYTSKNTEIEENSILKQENLGAKISWDANWDAKFSTNLSIFFSDYKINSSNYNRDVDQYQKQFNNVLETAIKLHTKYEFSDILKLTNGLVFNKIEVNNSLTVHTPSFNNTDKHTLLKSAFYSEIEYHKKNTYTRFGVRANYFEKFDKFLVEPRINIRQQLNTELSLKLEGEYKNQTTAQKIDFENNFLGIEKQRWILSDHDNTPIIKSKQASFGLEYSKENFYIDITGFYKKVDGITAENQGFYNNLTANSIGNYDVKGIEFLVNKQNKKISTWLSYSYAKNNYTFNIFTPATFSNSLDITHSLSTAFNYNLSQFFKISFGGVMRSGKPYTKPVVGNETIQNENRTIVNYNNPNQEKLANFFRLDLSASYNFNLSEVLKSTIRLGFTNITDKQNIINSYYLVDNTSENNVRRVDNYSLPFTPNLSFRINF; encoded by the coding sequence ATGGTAAAAAAATTACTATCTTTAACCATGGTAATTAAAATACGGCTTCTTATTTGTTGTTTTTTATTGATAACAAGTGTTGTTTTTACTCAGAATTCTTCTGATAAAACAGCGCTTTCTTCGTTATTATTAGAACTTGAAAAAAGTTATGATATAAAATTTTCATATTCTGATAATGATGTAAAAAATATTTTTATCCAAAAACCAGAAAAAGGAATTTCAATAGAAAACCTTATCAATTTTTTAAATAAAGAAACCTTTTTACTATTTAATACTTTAGATAATAGATATGTAACTGTTTCTTTTTTGAATAAGTATATTTCTATATGCGGAACTATTTTAAACTCAAACTCTTTAGAACCTTTATATTTAGCTTCTGTAAAAGTAAATGGTTATAAATTAGGAACAACAACCAACAATAAAGGTATTTTTTATTTAAAAAACATACCTGTAAATGCTACTTTAACTGTTTCTTTTATCAGTTTTAAAACAAAAAATATTACGGTAAAAGAATTGTTTTCTACCAGTTGTAAACAAATTTATTTAGAAGAAAAAACAGAAGAATTATCCGAAGTAACAATGCCTAAGTTTATAACTGCCGGTTTGCATAAAAATACTGATGGAAGTACGGTTTTAGACACAGAAAAATTAGGAATTTTACCTGGTTTAATAGAACCAGATATTTTAAAAACAATTAAAATTTTGCCAGGTGTACAAAGCATCAACGAAAGTATTTCTAATATTAATGTTAGAGGTGGTAGCAATGACCAAAATTTAATGCTTTGGGATGGTATTAAAATGTACCATTCAGGTCATTTTTTTGGACTTATTTCTGCTTATAATCCGTATTTAACTAAAAAAGTAGCTGTTATTAAAAACGGAACAACTAGTGCTTTTTCAGACGGAGTATCCTCTACCATAAATATGGAAGCTTCTAATGAAATTACTAATAAATTTTCTGGAGGCGGCGGTTTTAATTTATTAAGTGCAGATGCTTTTTTACAAGTACCTATAAAAGATAATTTAGAACTGCACATTTCTGCCAGAAGATCTATTACAGATGTTATTAACACCCCAACTTATAAAAATTATTTTACTAGAAGTTTTCAAGGTAATACTACCAAAAAAAATACTGTAAATAACACATATTCAGACTTTTATTTCTATGATTATTCTTTTAAAATTTTATATGATATTAGTTACAATCATGCAATTAGAACAAATTTTATTCACATAAAAAACAATTTAGATTATAAAGAACAATACACTTCAAAAAATACTGAAATAGAAGAAAATAGCATTTTAAAACAAGAAAATTTGGGTGCTAAAATTAGTTGGGATGCTAATTGGGATGCTAAATTTTCTACTAATTTATCTATTTTCTTTTCAGATTATAAAATAAACTCTTCAAATTATAATAGAGATGTAGATCAATACCAAAAACAATTTAATAATGTATTAGAAACAGCAATAAAATTGCATACTAAATATGAGTTTTCTGATATTTTAAAATTAACTAATGGGTTGGTTTTTAATAAAATAGAAGTTAATAATAGCCTTACCGTACATACACCATCTTTTAACAATACAGACAAACATACATTGTTAAAAAGTGCTTTTTATTCAGAAATTGAGTATCATAAAAAAAATACATATACCAGATTTGGAGTGCGAGCAAACTACTTTGAAAAGTTTGATAAATTTTTAGTAGAACCTAGAATTAATATTCGTCAGCAATTAAATACCGAATTATCTTTAAAACTAGAAGGTGAATATAAAAACCAAACTACGGCTCAGAAAATAGATTTTGAAAATAACTTTTTAGGAATTGAAAAACAAAGATGGATACTTTCTGATCATGATAATACACCTATTATAAAAAGTAAACAAGCCTCTTTTGGTTTGGAATATTCTAAAGAAAATTTTTATATAGATATTACTGGTTTTTACAAAAAAGTAGATGGAATTACTGCAGAAAATCAAGGTTTTTATAACAATCTAACCGCTAATTCTATAGGAAATTATGATGTAAAGGGTATAGAATTTTTAGTGAATAAACAAAATAAAAAAATTAGTACTTGGCTAAGTTATAGCTATGCCAAAAACAATTATACATTCAATATTTTTACTCCGGCTACATTTTCTAATAGTTTAGATATTACACACTCTTTAAGTACTGCTTTTAACTATAATTTAAGTCAATTTTTTAAAATTTCATTTGGTGGGGTTATGCGTTCTGGTAAACCGTATACAAAACCTGTTGTAGGAAATGAAACCATACAAAATGAAAATAGAACAATTGTTAATTATAACAATCCTAACCAAGAAAAATTAGCTAATTTTTTTAGATTAGATCTTTCTGCAAGTTATAATTTTAATTTATCTGAAGTCTTAAAATCTACTATTCGTCTTGGTTTTACCAATATTACAGACAAACAAAACATTATAAATTCTTATTATCTTGTAGATAATACTAGTGAAAATAATGTAAGAAGAGTAGATAATTATTCTTTACCTTTTACTCCTAATTTAAGTTTTAGAATCAATTTTTAG
- a CDS encoding GNAT family N-acetyltransferase produces the protein MDFLIKSFNELNTTELYNILQLRSEVFVVEQDCVYQDVDFKDQKALHVFGLKNDKIIAYTRIFKPGDYFKNASIGRVVVAANERKYGFGHDLLKASIKAIKDDFKVDEITISAQKYLKKFYESHQFIQVGEEYLEDGIPHIRMDKNGN, from the coding sequence ATGGACTTTTTAATAAAATCTTTTAATGAATTAAATACAACAGAACTGTATAATATACTTCAATTACGATCTGAAGTTTTTGTAGTAGAACAAGACTGTGTGTACCAAGATGTAGATTTTAAAGATCAAAAAGCACTACATGTTTTTGGTTTAAAAAATGATAAAATTATTGCATATACACGTATTTTTAAACCAGGAGATTATTTTAAAAATGCCAGTATTGGTAGGGTAGTAGTTGCTGCTAACGAACGTAAATACGGTTTTGGACACGATTTATTAAAAGCTTCAATTAAAGCCATTAAAGATGATTTTAAAGTGGATGAAATTACAATTTCTGCTCAAAAATATTTAAAGAAATTTTACGAGTCGCATCAATTTATTCAAGTAGGCGAGGAGTACTTAGAAGATGGTATTCCGCATATTAGAATGGATAAAAATGGTAACTAA
- the rpiB gene encoding ribose 5-phosphate isomerase B — translation MTIAIGNDHAGTEYKFEIIKHLEEKGYKVLNFGTDTNDSMDYPDAIHPTAEAVESGKATLGVILCGSGNGAQMTANKHQGIRAALCWNNELVALTRQHNNANILTIPARFVSLQQAIGFVDIFLTTEFEGGRHGDRVNKISCAG, via the coding sequence ATGACTATTGCTATTGGTAACGATCACGCAGGTACAGAATACAAATTCGAAATTATAAAACATTTAGAAGAAAAAGGGTATAAAGTTCTAAATTTTGGAACCGATACAAACGACTCTATGGATTATCCGGATGCCATTCATCCAACAGCAGAGGCTGTAGAAAGTGGTAAAGCAACATTAGGTGTTATTTTATGTGGAAGTGGAAACGGAGCACAAATGACAGCAAATAAACACCAAGGTATTAGAGCTGCTTTATGTTGGAATAATGAATTGGTTGCATTAACAAGACAACATAACAATGCAAATATTCTTACTATTCCTGCACGTTTTGTGTCTTTACAACAAGCTATTGGTTTTGTAGATATTTTTCTTACTACAGAATTTGAAGGTGGAAGACATGGAGACAGAGTTAATAAAATTTCTTGTGCTGGATAA
- a CDS encoding diacylglycerol kinase family protein, with the protein MSTSWFIIANPISGNRNFSKQWKEIQQLLNNKKIDFSFAFTKFSKHEIELVNTAIQQGFRNIISIGGDGTLHNVVNGIMLQRYAKTSNITIAVIPQGTGNDWIKTYNIPNNVEKAIDIICKKNIILQDIGVLKTKNKTTYFNNVAGLGYDGYIVNKLKTLKHFGSLAYILSGIAGLLFYKKTVFKIIFDDKILETNCLMTVFGICKFSGGGMQFTKEVHTTDGLLDITIAKNLTIFDLILNLPKLYSGKIVDHKKIETYKTKEIRVVPQTAKPFIQADGEVIGTGEVHVKIIKKAINFVVN; encoded by the coding sequence ATGTCTACATCTTGGTTTATAATTGCAAATCCTATTTCTGGAAATCGGAATTTTTCTAAACAATGGAAGGAAATTCAACAATTATTAAACAATAAGAAAATAGACTTTTCTTTTGCTTTTACAAAATTTTCTAAACACGAAATTGAATTGGTAAATACCGCAATTCAGCAAGGCTTTAGAAATATTATTTCGATTGGTGGAGATGGAACACTACACAATGTAGTTAACGGAATAATGCTGCAAAGATACGCAAAAACTTCTAATATAACTATTGCTGTGATTCCACAGGGAACTGGCAACGATTGGATAAAGACATACAACATACCTAATAACGTTGAAAAAGCGATTGATATTATTTGTAAAAAGAATATAATTTTACAAGATATTGGTGTTTTAAAAACTAAAAATAAAACAACTTATTTTAATAATGTAGCAGGTTTAGGCTATGATGGTTACATTGTTAATAAACTAAAAACTTTAAAACATTTTGGGTCTTTGGCTTATATATTAAGTGGTATTGCCGGTTTACTCTTTTATAAAAAAACAGTGTTTAAAATTATTTTTGATGATAAAATACTAGAAACTAATTGTTTAATGACAGTTTTTGGTATTTGTAAATTTTCTGGTGGTGGTATGCAGTTTACAAAAGAAGTACATACTACAGATGGTTTATTAGATATTACTATTGCTAAAAACCTAACTATCTTTGATTTAATTTTAAATCTACCTAAATTATATTCTGGTAAAATTGTAGATCATAAAAAAATAGAAACTTATAAAACCAAAGAAATTAGGGTGGTTCCACAAACAGCAAAACCTTTTATTCAGGCTGATGGTGAGGTAATTGGAACAGGAGAAGTACATGTAAAAATTATTAAAAAGGCTATTAATTTTGTGGTGAATTAA
- the rnr gene encoding ribonuclease R, whose product MTKKKNKIYKKKGNVVKDLTRNIFKVLKQDSEKSYNHKQIAAKLKISDTDGKTQIIKKLAELAATKEIKEVERGKFQVNVDKKYSIGTLDVTSTGNGYFVTDDYEDDIFIPNINLGKGLHNDTVKAYVYKRRSGKKYEADVVEIIERAKTEFVGVLQKNKNKNFGFVVPDNNKMYADIFVSESKMNGAVDGDKVQATLLDWPKNSKNPFGKITTVLGKPGDHNTEMHSILLEYGLPFEFEPEVEKEAENLSIEITKEEISKRRDMRKDLTFTIDPKDAKDFDDALSFTKLENGNYEIGIHIADVSHYLEPKTILDDEAYKRATSVYLVDRVVPMLPEMLSNGVCSLRPHEEKLTFSAVFELNEKAQIVGEWFGRTVTYSDQRFAYEEAQSIIENVKLSDDIQPYTMPEDISIIDKEYTVTPEIVEATLKLDELAKILRKKRMKQGAISFDRVEVKFNLDEEANPVGVFFKESKDANKLIEEFMLLANRKVAEFVGFSKGKATNKTFIYRVHDEPDVEKLASLQNMVRKFGYKINTDTKKETSDSLNQLLSDVHGKAESNMIETLTIRTMSKAVYTTQNIGHYGLAFDYYSHFTSPIRRYPDVMTHRLLQHYLDGGDSPKADKYEEKCKHSSNREELASKAERSSIKYMQVKYMQDHKDEEFEGVITGVTEWGIYVEIASNKCEGMVRIKDIKSDHYIFDEKQYAIVGQATKKIYQLGDEVVVRVKHTDLERKHLDFALIEA is encoded by the coding sequence ATGACAAAAAAGAAAAATAAAATATATAAAAAGAAAGGGAATGTTGTAAAAGACTTAACCAGAAATATATTTAAAGTATTAAAACAAGACAGCGAAAAATCTTATAATCATAAGCAAATTGCTGCAAAATTAAAGATTTCTGATACAGACGGGAAAACCCAAATAATTAAGAAATTAGCAGAATTAGCTGCAACAAAAGAAATAAAAGAAGTAGAACGTGGCAAGTTTCAAGTAAATGTTGATAAAAAATATTCTATTGGTACTTTAGATGTAACTTCTACCGGAAATGGATATTTTGTAACAGATGATTATGAAGATGATATTTTTATCCCGAATATTAATTTAGGTAAAGGTTTACATAATGATACTGTAAAAGCGTATGTTTATAAAAGACGAAGCGGAAAGAAATATGAAGCAGATGTTGTAGAAATTATAGAACGTGCAAAAACAGAATTTGTAGGAGTTTTACAGAAGAATAAAAACAAAAATTTTGGTTTTGTTGTACCAGATAATAACAAAATGTATGCAGATATTTTTGTTTCTGAAAGTAAAATGAATGGAGCAGTAGATGGCGATAAAGTACAAGCTACTTTGTTAGATTGGCCTAAAAATTCTAAAAATCCGTTTGGTAAAATAACAACTGTTCTTGGTAAACCAGGAGATCATAACACAGAAATGCATTCTATTTTATTAGAATATGGATTGCCTTTTGAGTTTGAACCAGAGGTAGAAAAAGAAGCAGAAAATTTATCGATAGAAATTACCAAAGAAGAAATTTCTAAGCGTAGAGATATGCGTAAAGATTTAACTTTTACGATAGATCCTAAAGATGCAAAAGATTTTGATGATGCCTTATCATTTACAAAATTAGAAAATGGTAATTACGAAATAGGAATTCATATTGCAGATGTTTCGCATTATTTAGAACCAAAAACTATTTTAGATGATGAAGCTTATAAAAGAGCAACCTCTGTGTATTTAGTAGATAGAGTAGTACCAATGTTACCAGAAATGCTGTCTAACGGAGTGTGTTCTTTAAGACCACATGAAGAAAAATTAACGTTTTCTGCAGTGTTTGAATTAAATGAAAAAGCACAAATAGTAGGCGAGTGGTTTGGTAGAACAGTTACTTATTCAGACCAACGTTTTGCGTATGAAGAAGCACAATCTATTATAGAAAATGTAAAATTATCTGATGATATTCAACCATATACAATGCCAGAAGATATTTCTATCATTGATAAAGAATACACAGTAACGCCAGAAATTGTAGAGGCTACTTTAAAATTAGATGAATTGGCTAAAATTCTTCGTAAAAAAAGAATGAAACAAGGCGCAATTTCTTTTGATAGAGTAGAAGTAAAGTTCAATTTAGATGAAGAAGCAAACCCAGTAGGCGTTTTCTTTAAAGAATCTAAAGATGCTAATAAATTAATTGAAGAATTTATGTTGTTAGCAAACAGAAAAGTGGCAGAATTTGTTGGTTTTTCTAAAGGAAAAGCAACAAATAAAACATTTATTTACAGAGTGCACGATGAGCCAGATGTAGAAAAATTAGCTTCTTTACAAAACATGGTGCGTAAATTTGGTTATAAAATTAATACAGATACCAAAAAAGAAACTTCAGATTCTTTAAATCAGTTATTAAGTGATGTACATGGTAAAGCAGAATCTAACATGATTGAAACTTTAACTATTAGAACTATGTCTAAAGCAGTCTATACAACTCAGAATATTGGGCATTATGGATTAGCTTTTGATTATTACAGCCATTTTACGTCGCCTATTAGACGTTATCCAGATGTAATGACACATAGATTACTACAACATTATTTAGATGGCGGAGACAGCCCAAAAGCAGATAAGTATGAAGAAAAGTGTAAACATTCATCTAACAGAGAAGAATTAGCCTCTAAAGCAGAAAGATCATCAATTAAGTACATGCAAGTAAAATACATGCAAGATCATAAAGATGAAGAATTCGAAGGCGTAATTACTGGTGTTACAGAATGGGGAATTTATGTAGAAATTGCTTCTAATAAATGTGAAGGAATGGTTAGAATTAAAGATATAAAAAGTGATCATTATATTTTTGATGAAAAACAGTATGCTATTGTAGGTCAGGCTACAAAAAAGATTTACCAATTAGGTGATGAAGTTGTAGTTAGAGTTAAGCATACAGATTTAGAAAGAAAACATTTAGATTTTGCTTTAATTGAAGCATAA
- a CDS encoding head GIN domain-containing protein: MKNVIYICAILLSSITIAQTTVTKNLGDYSELKVFNGIELELIKSAEQKLEITGEKSEMVKIKNVNNILKISLPFSLKPENNAADGQVLVKLYYNKNIAIIDANEGATVTGKDVNQDKLEVNAQERAFINLTTDVKYLTVKTSSGGIIKLSGTADTQEVDVDLYGVYNGFDMQITSNSNVFAGTGAKAEILAGKTLSAKVSFGGSIFYKGNPEVVKDKKVIGGIIQKRN; encoded by the coding sequence ATGAAAAATGTAATATATATCTGTGCTATACTGTTAAGTTCTATAACAATAGCACAAACAACTGTAACTAAAAATTTAGGAGATTATTCTGAATTAAAAGTTTTTAATGGAATAGAGTTAGAATTGATAAAATCTGCAGAGCAAAAATTAGAAATTACTGGAGAAAAGTCTGAGATGGTAAAAATTAAGAATGTAAATAACATCTTAAAAATATCATTACCTTTTTCTTTAAAACCAGAAAACAATGCCGCAGATGGTCAAGTACTAGTAAAACTATATTATAATAAAAATATAGCTATTATAGATGCTAATGAGGGTGCAACAGTAACTGGTAAAGATGTAAATCAAGATAAATTAGAAGTAAACGCACAAGAAAGAGCTTTTATTAATTTAACAACAGATGTTAAATATTTAACTGTTAAAACATCTTCTGGCGGAATAATAAAACTTTCTGGTACTGCAGATACCCAAGAAGTAGATGTAGATTTATATGGTGTTTATAATGGTTTTGACATGCAAATAACAAGTAATTCTAATGTTTTTGCAGGTACAGGAGCAAAAGCAGAAATTTTAGCAGGCAAAACTTTAAGTGCAAAAGTAAGCTTTGGAGGATCTATATTTTACAAAGGAAATCCGGAGGTTGTTAAAGATAAAAAAGTAATTGGTGGAATTATTCAAAAAAGGAATTAA
- the tatA gene encoding twin-arginine translocase TatA/TatE family subunit, translating to MYSLATNFMFIGGPQLIIIVVVVLLLFGGKKIPELMKGLGSGIKEFKNAAKEEPEEKLEEKK from the coding sequence ATGTATAGTTTAGCAACAAATTTTATGTTCATTGGTGGTCCACAACTAATTATTATTGTGGTAGTAGTTTTACTATTATTTGGTGGTAAGAAGATTCCAGAATTAATGAAAGGTTTAGGAAGTGGAATTAAAGAGTTTAAAAACGCTGCTAAAGAAGAACCAGAAGAAAAATTAGAAGAGAAGAAATAA
- a CDS encoding LytTR family DNA-binding domain-containing protein: protein MKNIIKWLSKPYYFNPLLKFKLKISFFHGLFVFLFLYIFKPFYLIQIEVIILEYTLGIGIIAFLGTFIVLYIPPLIFKNYFYEDNWTIGRNLLLMILGVTFIGVVLWYFGEMYKESYHLKKIGLFEFLIYTFLVSLIPLTFFVFINEKKIRERREKKVFEIKEIKRNKEINVTKKLASEICINSDNGRENITFLIDDLVYVTSQGNYASFFLLHENNLKEKILRVTLTKIANELEDYSTIIRCHKSYIVNVKYITDISGNARGYLLESKFIPILIPVSRSFSKQSLQSLIQ from the coding sequence ATGAAAAATATTATTAAATGGCTATCAAAACCATACTATTTTAATCCTTTATTAAAATTTAAGCTAAAAATAAGTTTTTTTCATGGTCTATTTGTATTCTTATTTTTATACATTTTTAAACCATTTTACCTTATACAAATAGAAGTAATTATTTTAGAATATACTTTAGGTATAGGTATAATTGCATTTTTAGGAACCTTTATCGTTTTATATATTCCTCCACTTATCTTTAAAAATTATTTTTATGAAGATAATTGGACTATTGGTAGAAACCTTCTATTAATGATATTAGGTGTAACTTTTATAGGAGTTGTTTTATGGTACTTTGGCGAAATGTATAAGGAATCTTATCACCTAAAGAAAATAGGGCTTTTTGAATTTCTTATTTATACTTTTTTAGTCAGTCTTATTCCACTAACTTTTTTTGTTTTTATAAATGAAAAAAAGATAAGAGAGAGAAGAGAAAAAAAGGTGTTTGAAATTAAAGAAATAAAAAGAAATAAAGAAATTAATGTTACTAAAAAACTAGCTAGTGAAATTTGTATTAATTCTGATAATGGGAGAGAAAATATTACTTTTTTAATAGATGATTTAGTTTATGTTACTTCTCAAGGAAACTATGCAAGTTTCTTTTTGTTACATGAAAATAATCTAAAAGAAAAAATATTAAGAGTTACGCTAACAAAAATAGCTAATGAATTAGAAGATTATTCTACCATTATTAGATGTCATAAAAGTTATATTGTAAATGTAAAATATATAACAGATATTTCTGGAAATGCGAGAGGTTATTTATTAGAATCAAAATTTATACCAATACTTATTCCAGTATCCAGGAGTTTTTCTAAACAATCTTTGCAAAGCTTGATACAATAA
- a CDS encoding heavy metal-binding domain-containing protein: protein MIVTTTPTIENRPVTQYLGIVTGETIIGANFIKDFFAGIRDIVGGRSGSYEKVLREAKDTALKEMEEMANSLGAQAIVGVDLDYETVGKNGGMLMVTTSGTAVKL, encoded by the coding sequence ATGATAGTAACAACAACTCCTACAATAGAAAACAGACCTGTAACGCAATATTTAGGCATTGTAACAGGTGAAACTATTATTGGAGCTAATTTTATTAAAGATTTCTTTGCAGGTATTAGAGATATAGTTGGTGGACGTTCTGGTTCTTATGAAAAAGTTTTAAGAGAAGCTAAAGACACCGCTTTAAAAGAAATGGAAGAAATGGCAAACTCATTAGGTGCACAAGCCATTGTTGGTGTAGATTTAGATTATGAAACTGTAGGTAAAAATGGAGGAATGTTAATGGTTACAACCTCTGGAACCGCAGTAAAATTATAA
- a CDS encoding SPFH domain-containing protein produces MIPTSIIIPIVIIALILFSSFFMVKQQTAAIIERFGKFHSIKQSGLKLKIPFVDKISGKLSLKIQQLDVIIETKTLDDVFVKLKVSVQYKVITEKVYDAFYKLDYPHDQITSYVFDVVRAEVPKMKLDDVFVKKNDIAIAVKTELNDAMLDYGFDIIRTLVTDIDPDAQVKIAMNRINAADREKTAAQYEGDAQRILIVEKAKAEAESKRLQGQGIADQRREIARGLEESVDVLNRVGINSQEASALIVVTQHYDTLQSIGSETNSNLILLPNSPQAGSQMLNDMVASFTASNQIGEAMKNAKPKKLDK; encoded by the coding sequence ATGATACCAACTTCTATTATTATACCTATTGTTATAATTGCACTTATCTTATTTTCATCATTTTTTATGGTAAAGCAACAAACTGCTGCTATTATAGAACGTTTTGGAAAATTTCATAGCATTAAACAATCTGGACTTAAATTAAAGATTCCTTTTGTTGATAAAATTTCTGGAAAATTGAGTTTAAAAATTCAACAATTAGATGTTATTATTGAAACTAAAACTTTAGATGATGTTTTTGTAAAATTGAAAGTTTCTGTACAATATAAAGTAATCACAGAAAAAGTATATGACGCTTTTTATAAATTAGATTATCCACATGATCAAATAACTTCTTATGTTTTTGATGTAGTAAGAGCAGAAGTACCAAAAATGAAATTAGATGATGTTTTTGTTAAGAAAAATGACATTGCTATTGCTGTAAAAACAGAATTAAATGATGCAATGTTAGATTATGGTTTCGATATTATTAGAACTCTTGTTACCGATATTGACCCAGATGCTCAAGTAAAAATAGCAATGAACAGAATTAATGCTGCAGATAGAGAAAAAACAGCAGCACAATATGAAGGAGATGCACAACGTATTTTAATTGTAGAAAAAGCAAAAGCAGAAGCAGAAAGCAAACGTTTACAAGGACAAGGTATTGCAGACCAAAGACGTGAAATTGCACGTGGTTTAGAAGAATCTGTAGACGTTTTAAACAGAGTTGGTATAAATAGCCAAGAAGCATCTGCATTAATAGTTGTAACGCAACATTATGATACTTTACAATCTATTGGTAGTGAAACTAACAGTAATTTAATATTATTACCAAACTCACCACAAGCAGGTAGCCAAATGTTAAATGATATGGTTGCAAGTTTTACAGCAAGTAACCAAATTGGTGAAGCAATGAAAAATGCAAAACCTAAAAAATTAGATAAATAA